The following coding sequences lie in one Silene latifolia isolate original U9 population chromosome 5, ASM4854445v1, whole genome shotgun sequence genomic window:
- the LOC141656914 gene encoding acyl-coenzyme A thioesterase 2, chloroplastic-like, with amino-acid sequence MNKLLKPSMIIHNSIQKQSLKLLTSLIHTPNSPLTPNNNNLSKSRHFSTINSHPNDQNPIPNPSTTPIDAGSSIRKPLSLWPGVYHSPVTNALWEARSNIFERGVENVTVSENGLVSKNPCNSRTSVEYKFSEDYVLREQYRNPWNEIRMGKLVEDLDALAGTISYKHCSNNDGMASALILVTASVDKILLKRPIRVDTDLRLVGAVTWVGRSSMEMQLEVLQSSLDSSQLTDEQALVANFTFVARDAETGKSAPINKISPETEQEKLLWEQAEARNQMRKLKRMEKRSEMDNQESRRISELLSEGRIFVDMPALADRDSILIRDTCLQSSIICQPQQRNIHGRIFGGFLMRKAFELSFATAYTFAGAAPRFVEVDHVDFVKPVDVGNFLRMKSCVLYTELENPARPLINVEVVAHVTRPELRTSEVSNKFYFTFTVCPEAVKKGLQIRSVYPATEEEARRVIERMDAEDSDDEHQ; translated from the exons ATGAACAAACTTTTGAAACCCTCCATGATCATCCATAATTCAATTCAAAAACAATCACTAAAACTCCTAACTTCATTAATCCATACACCCAATTCACCATTAACACCAAACAATAATAATCTCTCCAAAAGCAGACATTTTTCAACCATAAATTCACACCCAAATGATCAAAATCCAATTCCAAACCCATCAACAACACCAATCGATGCCGGGTCTTCGATACGAAAACCGCTTAGTTTATGGCCAGGTGTGTACCATTCACCTGTGACAAATGCATTATGGGAAGCAAGATCCAATATTTTTGAGAGGGGTGTTGAAAATGTGACAGTTTCAGAAAATGGGTTGGTTTCAAAAAATCCATGTAATAGTAGAACAAGTGTTGAGTATAAGTTTTCAGAAGATTATGTTTTGAGAGAACAGTATAGAAATCCTTGGAATGAGATTAGGATGGGTAAATTAGTTGAAGATCTTGATGCTCTTGCTGGAACTATTTCTTATAAG CACTGTTCTAATAATGATGGGATGGCAAGTGCTCTTATTTTGGTCACTGCTTCTGTCGATAAGATTCTTCTCAAACGGCCTATTCGGGTTGATACTGACCTTAGATTAGTTGGTGCTGTTACGTGGGTTGGGAGGTCATCCATGGAGATGCAGCTGGAAGTTTTGCAATCCTCTCTAG ATTCTTCCCAGTTGACGGATGAACAGGCTCTTGTAGCGAATTTCACCTTTGTTGCTCGTGATGCCGAGACTGGAAAATCAGCTCCGATAAATAAGATTTCACCTGAAACAGAACAAGAGAAACTGCTTTGGGAACAAGCAGAGGCAAGGAACCAGATGAGGAAATTGAAGAGAATGGAAAAGAGGAGTGAGATGGACAACCAAGAGAGTAGAAGAATTAGTGAACTGTTGAGTGAAGGGCGGATATTCGTTGATATGCCAGCTTTGGCTGACAGAGATAGCATTCTTATAAGAGATACTTGCCTACAAAGCTCCATTATTTGCCAGCCACAGCAAAGGAACATTCATGGTCGAATCTTTGGTGGTTTTCTTATGCGTAAAGCCTTTGAACTTTCTTTCGCCACAGCTTATACCTTTGCCGGAGCAGCACCTCGTTTCGTTGAAGTTGATCATGTTGATTTCGTTAAGCCT GTGGATGTTGGGAATTTTCTTCGTATGAAGTCCTGTGTACTGTACACAGAACTTGAGAACCCCGCTCGACCGCTTATCAATGTGGAAGTTGTTGCTCATGTCACTCGCCCTGAGTTAAGGACCAGTGAG GTGTCGAATAAATTCTACTTTACCTTCACTGTCTGCCCGGAGGCTGTGAAAAAAGGGCTTCAGATACGCAGTGTTTACCCTGCCACTGAGGAAGAAGCAAGACGGGTGATTGAGCGTATGGATGCCGAAGACTCAGATGATGAGCATCAGTGA
- the LOC141656912 gene encoding LRR receptor-like serine/threonine-protein kinase RGI3, with amino-acid sequence MPAILINPLNSSSNNIFSYKFLLISSLFLCCFHCCVSIDEQGQALLLWKQTLKTSSLDVFKTWVSSDNHPCNWFGVKCDENGDVTELTIKSVDLQGSLPSNLKSLKSLSKLVLSSCNLTGEIPKEFGDYTKLVGIDISENGITGEIPDAICSLQNLMTLSLHSNRLQGEIPADIGNLSSLVEITVFDNQLSGEIPASIGRLERLQVFRAGGNQNLKGELPSEIGNCSNLVTLGIAETSLSGKLPKSIGNLKKLQTLAIYTSLLSGSIPDEIGNCVELQNLYLYQNSISGSIPSSIGKLQKLQSLLLWQNSIVGSIPEEIGNCTGLTVIDFSENLITGSIPKSFGNLLGLQELQLSVNQISGIIPPEITRCTRLTHLEVDNNVISGGIPENIGDLKGLTLFFAWQNKLTGNIPVSLSQCEQLQAVDFSYNTLFGTIPNGIFGLRNLTKLLLISNNLSGFIPPDIGNCTNLYRFRVNGNKLGGIIPSEIGNLKSLNFLDLSQNHLIGSIPTSLTGCSNLEFFDVHSNGLTGSLPDELPKSLQFVDLSDNHISGTLSPTVGSLSELTKLNLGKNRFSGEIPAEIISCSKLQLLDLGNNDLSGEIPKELGQIPALEISLNLSYNRLSGEIPTQFISLSRLAVLDLSHNNLEGNLNVLSTLQNLVSLNVSYNEFSGQLPNTPFFHKLPLSNLAGNKGLYLFDGEGNRGTQHVERGRTSMKLAMSILVSISVVLILLAIYMQIRSRFADGNHIEDDTWELTLYQKMEFSIDDVIENLTSANVIGTGSSGVVYRVMMPNGETLAVKKMWSTDETGAFRSEIQTLGSIRHKNIVRLLGWGSNRSLKLLFYDYLSNGSLSSLLHGAVKGGGAEWETRYDVVLGIAHALAYLHHDCVPAIIHGDVKAMNVLLGPRFEPYLADFGLARLVSSGSSTDSAKPSTIPQLAGSYGYMAPEFASMQGVTEKSDVYSFGVVLVEVLTGKHPLDPTLPGGAQLVQWVRDHLQSKGDPADILDAKLRGRADPQMHEMLQTLAVSFLCISTRVSERPSMKDVVAMLTEIRHVETVRGELDLTKGSPQTLPTPSPKRDVVSQGSSNCSYAFSVDSMC; translated from the exons ATTTGAAATCTTTGAAATCGTTATCGAAACTTGTTTTGTCATCATGTAATCTTACTGGTGAAATACCGAAAGAATTCGGCGATTATACGAAGTTAGTTGGGATTGATATCAGTGAAAATGGTATTACTGGTGAAATTCCTGATGCAATCTGCAGTCTGCAGAATTTGATGACACTGTCATTGCATTCGAATCGTCTTCAAGGGGAAATTCCTGCAGACATTGGTAATTTATCGAGTCTCGTCGAGATTACTGTATTTGATAATCAGCTCAGTGGTGAAATTCCTGCAAGTATTGGGAGATTGGAGAGGTTACAGGTTTTTCGAGCTGGCGGAAATCAGAATCTTAAGGGAGAACTTCCCTCTGAGATTGGGAATTGCAGTAATTTAGTAACACTTGGCATTGCTGAGACTAGTTTATCAGGAAAATTACCAAAAAGTATTGGAAATCTGAAAAAGTTGCAGACTTTGGCAATCTATACTTCTTTGTTATCTGGGTCAATCCCAGATGAAATTGGGAATTGTGTAGAGTTACAGAACTTGTATCTGTACCAAAATTCGATATCCGGGTCGATTCCAAGCAGTATTGGGAAACTGCAGAAGCTTCAGAGTTTGCTGTTATGGCAAAACAGCATTGTGGGTAGCATTCCTGAAGAAATTGGGAACTGTACTGGTTTAACTGTAATTGATTTCTCAGAAAATTTGATTACAGGAAGCATACCAAAAAGTTTTGGAAATCTGTTGGGTTTGCAGGAGTTACAGCTGAGTGTAAACCAGATTTCAGGAATCATACCTCCTGAGATCACCCGATGCACCCGTCTCACCCATCTTGAAGTCGATAACAATGTTATCTCCGGTGGGATACCGGAGAATATTGGAGACTTGAAGGGTTTGACTTTGTTCTTTGCCTGGCAGAATAAACTTACAGGAAACATTCCTGTGAGTCTGTCACAGTGTGAGCAACTTCAGGCAGTTGATTTCTCCTATAATACCCTTTTTGGTACTATCCCAAATGGGATTTTTGGGTTAAGGAATCTCACTAAATTGTTACTAATTTCGAATAATTTATCCGGGTTTATACCTCCTGATATAGGGAACTGTACTAATTTGTACAGGTTTCGAGTGAACGGGAATAAATTGGGTGGTATTATTCCATCCGAAATTGGTAACTTAAAAAGCTTGAATTTCCTTGATTTGAGCCAAAATCATTTGATAGGAAGTATTCCAACTTCCTTAACAGGATGCTCAAACTTGGAATTTTTCGATGTTCATTCAAATGGGCTTACTGGTTCATTGCCTGATGAACTTCCTAAGAGTCTACAGTTTGTAGATTTATCAGATAATCACATTTCAGGTACACTGTCACCTACTGTTGGTTCTTTGAGTGAATTAACAAAACTTAATCTTGGTAAAAACCGGTTTTCCGGTGAAATTCCTGCTGAAATTATATCTTGCAGCAAGTTACAACTGTTAGATTTGGGAAACAATGATTTATCAGGTGAGATACCAAAAGAGTTGGGTCAAATCCCAGCATTAGAGATCTCCTTGAACCTTAGCTACAACCGTCTTTCAGGCGAAATCCCAACCCAATTTATAAGTCTTAGTAGGCTTGCTGTTCTTGACCTGTCTCATAATAACCTTGAAGGCAACTTAAATGTCCTTTCAACCCTACAAAATCTGGTATCATTGAATGTTTCTTACAATGAGTTTTCAGGGCAACTTCCGAACACCCCTTTTTTCCATAAGCTCCCTCTTAGCAACCTTGCAGGGAACAAAGGCCTTTACTTATTTGATGGAGAGGGAAACCGGGGGACTCAACACGTGGAACGAGGTAGAACAAGTATGAAGTTGGCTATGTCCATCTTAGTTAGCATTAGTGTAGTTCTGATACTACTTGCTATCTATATGCAAATTCGTTCTCGTTTTGCTGATGGAAATCACATTGAAGATGATACTTGGGAATTGACTCTTTACCAAAAGATGGAGTTTTCGATAGATGATGTGATAGAAAATTTAACATCAGCTAATGTTATTGGTACTGGAAGTTCCGGGGTTGTGTACAGGGTAATGATGCCTAATGGAGAGACTTTAGCAGTAAAGAAGATGTGGTCTACAGATGAGACAGGCGCATTTAGGTCTGAGATTCAGACTTTAGGATCAATCCGTCATAAGAACATAGTGCGTCTTTTAGGATGGGGGTCTAACCGGAGTTTGAAGCTCTTGTTTTATGATTATCTCTCTAATGGAAGCTTGAGTTCGCTTCTTCATGGTGCTGTAAAAGGTGGAGGGGCCGAATGGGAAACTAGGTACGATGTTGTGCTTGGAATCGCTCATGCACTTGCTTATTTGCATCATGACTGCGTTCCTGCAATCATCCACGGGGATGTCAAAGCCATGAATGTCTTATTAGGTCCCCGGTTTGAGCCTTACCTTGCCGATTTTGGGCTTGCAAGACTTGTTAGCAGCGGTTCTAGTACTGATTCTGCTAAACCGAGTACAATACCTCAGCTAGCTGGTTCTTATGGATATATGGCACCAG AATTTGCATCAATGCAAGGAGTAACAGAAAAGAGCGATGTCTACAGTTTTGGAGTGGTTCTCGTAGAAGTACTAACAGGAAAACATCCATTAGATCCGACATTGCCAGGAGGAGCACAATTAGTCCAATGGGTCCGAGATCATCTGCAGAGCAAAGGCGATCcagctgacattcttgatgctaaACTCAGAGGAAGAGCAGATCCACAGATGCACGAGATGTTGCAGACACTGGCAGTCTCGTTCCTGTGTATCAGTACACGAGTTAGTGAACGCCCTTCAATGAAAGACGTAGTTGCCATGCTTACAGAAATTCGACACGTTGAAACTGTTAGAGGTGAACTAGATTTAACCAAAGGTTCACCTCAAACTCTTCCTACACCTTCTCCTAAAAGGGATGTTGTTAGCCAAGGGTCTTCTAACTGCTCATATGCATTTTCCGTCGATTCAATGTGCTAG